Proteins co-encoded in one Afipia sp. P52-10 genomic window:
- a CDS encoding acyl-CoA dehydrogenase: MGTFRRDTITRPIFAWAKKAMPAMSDTEREALEAGDVWWDADLFTGAPDWSKLLAVTPASLTAEEQAFLEGPVNELCAMLDDWKISWELRDLSPEVWAFIKKHRFFGMIIPKEFGGLGFSPYAHSEVVRKVSTRSVTAAVTVMVPNSLGPGELLMHFGTDEQRQHWLPRLADGREIPCFGLTSPEAGSDAASMIDTGIVCKGTFEGREVIGLKLNWHKRYITLGPVATVLGLAFKAYDPDHLLGQEEDLGITVALIPTHLPGVEIGRRHLPSMQVFQNGPNWGKDVFVPLDYIIGGQARIGQGWKMLMSALAAGRGISLPSLSAAAAAYCARTSGAYARIREQFGIPIGKFEGIEEPLARIAGTAYLVDGARRLTCAALNQGHHPAVISGIMKLHATERMRIAVNDAFDIHSGKAIIDGPQNYLGALYRAVPIGITVEGANILTRNLIVFGQGAIRAHPFMLEEMTAIAEPDAEKGLDRFDKAFWKHVGHSVRTMLRAWGHSWTGGLFAAAPDAGKAKPFYRQLSRFSAAFALSADMALLTMGGALKRREMISARFGDILSELYLLSGALKRWEDEGRQQADFPALEWCMETGCKTIQTKFAEIFANLPNRFVALLLRFLLQPLGARDTGPTDRNVHECAQMILEPSAARERLTAGLYHKDDDRGLARLEKAFVLVTAAEAIDRRMRAARIKDWREAVKLGVITASEGEKMRLADEAVAKVVEVDDFAPEQLSQADVKTLSREELFAREVRAAS, translated from the coding sequence ATGGGCACTTTCCGTCGTGACACCATCACCCGACCGATCTTCGCCTGGGCGAAGAAAGCCATGCCGGCAATGTCCGATACCGAGCGCGAGGCGCTGGAGGCCGGCGACGTCTGGTGGGACGCGGACCTGTTCACGGGCGCCCCGGATTGGTCGAAACTCCTGGCGGTCACCCCGGCGTCGTTGACGGCGGAAGAGCAGGCTTTCCTGGAAGGGCCGGTCAATGAGCTCTGCGCCATGCTCGACGACTGGAAGATCAGTTGGGAGCTGCGCGATCTGTCGCCGGAGGTCTGGGCCTTCATCAAGAAGCATCGCTTCTTCGGCATGATCATCCCGAAGGAGTTCGGTGGCCTCGGCTTCTCGCCTTATGCGCATTCGGAAGTGGTGCGGAAGGTGTCCACCCGGTCGGTCACCGCCGCGGTGACGGTGATGGTGCCGAATTCGCTCGGCCCCGGCGAACTGTTGATGCATTTCGGCACCGATGAGCAACGCCAACACTGGCTGCCTCGGCTTGCCGATGGCCGGGAGATTCCGTGTTTCGGTCTGACGAGCCCGGAAGCCGGCTCCGACGCGGCGTCGATGATCGATACCGGCATCGTCTGCAAGGGGACGTTTGAAGGGCGCGAGGTGATTGGGCTGAAGCTGAACTGGCACAAGCGCTATATCACGCTGGGCCCGGTCGCGACCGTGCTGGGGCTCGCCTTCAAAGCCTACGATCCCGATCATCTGCTCGGCCAGGAGGAAGACCTCGGCATCACCGTCGCGTTGATCCCGACGCACCTGCCGGGCGTCGAGATCGGCCGCCGCCACCTGCCGTCGATGCAGGTATTTCAGAACGGCCCGAACTGGGGCAAGGACGTGTTCGTCCCGCTCGACTACATCATCGGCGGTCAGGCCCGCATCGGCCAGGGCTGGAAGATGCTGATGAGCGCGCTCGCGGCCGGTCGTGGCATTTCGCTGCCGTCGCTGTCGGCGGCCGCCGCCGCGTACTGCGCCCGCACCTCGGGCGCCTATGCGCGTATCCGCGAGCAGTTCGGCATCCCGATCGGCAAATTCGAAGGCATCGAGGAGCCGCTCGCGCGCATTGCCGGCACCGCCTACCTCGTCGATGGCGCCCGGCGATTGACCTGCGCCGCCCTCAATCAGGGGCATCATCCCGCCGTCATTTCCGGCATCATGAAGCTGCATGCCACCGAGCGGATGCGGATCGCGGTCAACGATGCATTCGATATCCATAGCGGCAAGGCGATCATCGACGGGCCGCAGAACTATTTGGGCGCGCTCTATCGCGCGGTGCCGATCGGCATCACGGTGGAGGGCGCCAACATCCTCACCCGTAACCTGATCGTTTTCGGGCAGGGCGCGATCCGCGCCCATCCGTTCATGCTGGAGGAGATGACGGCGATCGCCGAGCCCGATGCCGAAAAGGGGCTCGACCGGTTCGATAAGGCGTTCTGGAAGCATGTCGGCCATAGCGTCAGGACCATGCTGCGGGCCTGGGGCCATAGCTGGACCGGCGGGCTGTTTGCGGCCGCCCCCGATGCTGGCAAGGCCAAGCCGTTCTACCGTCAGCTTTCGCGTTTTTCCGCTGCGTTTGCCCTCTCCGCCGACATGGCGTTGCTCACCATGGGGGGCGCGTTGAAGCGGCGGGAAATGATCTCGGCGCGCTTCGGCGACATCCTGTCTGAGCTTTACCTGCTGTCCGGTGCGCTGAAGCGTTGGGAAGATGAGGGCCGCCAGCAGGCCGATTTCCCGGCCTTGGAATGGTGCATGGAGACCGGCTGCAAGACGATCCAGACCAAGTTCGCCGAAATCTTTGCGAATCTGCCGAACCGCTTTGTCGCCCTGCTGCTGCGCTTCCTGTTGCAGCCGCTCGGCGCGCGCGACACCGGTCCGACCGATCGCAACGTGCATGAATGCGCTCAGATGATCCTGGAGCCGTCCGCCGCGCGCGAACGCCTGACGGCTGGGCTCTATCATAAGGATGACGATCGCGGTCTGGCCCGGCTGGAGAAAGCGTTCGTGCTGGTCACGGCAGCGGAGGCTATTGACCGACGTATGCGCGCGGCGCGGATCAAGGACTGGCGCGAGGCGGTCAAGCTTGGTGTCATCACCGCCTCCGAGGGCGAAAAGATGCGGCTGGCTGACGAAGCCGTTGCAAAAGTCGTCGAGGTAGACGACTTTGCTCCGGAGCAACTCTCGCAGGCTGATGTGAAGACGTTGTCCCGCGAGGAGTTGTTTGCACGAGAGGTGCGGGCAGCAAGCTGA
- a CDS encoding DUF6537 domain-containing protein, with translation MAEAIRPLRALTNYLLGEDDQHSPPLPDGLSPDLSAVISQHVEMLVEFQNTEYAALYLDRLGRFHDRYGISSGLFREIADLLALRMSFNDPIRVAQIILRRAPQADPVAGRIDPPNGLYRPEIREIVEMLPRDQAESLADGLMAIKMLRGRLRIHVDRGKGPLLLRLFVRCRRLRPSSLRFVRENSSVERWLHMIDRSLAKCPDAVAEVVRSAAIVSGYGASYHLSLTNWNLAINKLAKPVFDGELDLPQLPAALAQVRSAAGADLSGEELRRVIADVLTSARPVTAAAASRPV, from the coding sequence ATGGCGGAGGCGATCAGACCGCTGCGGGCGCTGACCAACTATCTGCTCGGTGAGGACGATCAGCACAGCCCGCCGCTGCCGGACGGGTTGTCGCCCGACCTTTCCGCCGTGATCTCCCAGCATGTGGAGATGCTGGTTGAATTCCAGAATACCGAATACGCCGCACTTTACCTCGACCGGTTGGGCCGATTTCACGACCGTTACGGCATCAGCTCCGGGTTGTTCCGGGAAATTGCCGATCTGTTGGCCCTGCGGATGAGTTTCAATGATCCGATCCGCGTCGCACAGATCATACTCCGTCGTGCGCCGCAGGCCGATCCTGTTGCCGGGCGGATCGATCCGCCGAACGGACTCTACCGTCCCGAAATCCGCGAGATCGTCGAGATGCTGCCGCGCGATCAAGCCGAGAGCCTTGCCGACGGTCTGATGGCGATCAAGATGTTGCGTGGCCGTCTGCGCATTCATGTCGACCGCGGTAAGGGGCCCTTGCTGTTGAGGTTGTTCGTTCGGTGCCGGCGCTTGCGTCCGTCATCGCTGCGCTTCGTGCGGGAGAATTCGTCCGTGGAGCGCTGGCTGCACATGATCGATCGTTCCCTCGCCAAGTGTCCGGACGCAGTTGCCGAAGTGGTGCGGTCTGCGGCAATCGTCTCCGGGTACGGCGCGAGCTATCATCTTTCGCTGACGAACTGGAATCTCGCCATCAACAAGCTGGCGAAGCCGGTCTTTGATGGTGAGCTGGACCTGCCGCAGCTGCCGGCGGCGCTTGCGCAGGTCCGAAGCGCGGCCGGGGCCGATCTCAGCGGCGAGGAGTTGCGGCGGGTGATTGCGGACGTTCTCACGAGCGCGAGGCCGGTTACTGCCGCTGCGGCTTCGCGGCCTGTATGA
- a CDS encoding acetyl-CoA C-acetyltransferase, whose protein sequence is MSRPVFIVDGSRTPFLKARTGPGPFTPVDLAVQCGRPLLARQPFAPTEFDQVILGCVNVIADEMNPARVAALRLGMGERMVAFTEQVNCGSGMQSIDTAFRYIREGRCDLILAGGAEALSHAPLVWPQQGVRWFAGLASAKGVFAKAAAALRARPAYFKPIIGLERGLTDPVVEMNMGQTAELVAQLFGITREQCDAYAVESHRRLAQAQVEGYLKGEVETAFARDGKVYDHDDGVRPDSSIDKLAKLKPAFERPWGKVTPGNSSQITDGASWVIVASEEAVKKHGLTPKAVIVDSQWSALDPSIMGLGPVLAVTELMKRNGMRLDDIELLELNEAFAAQVLGCLAAWESEKFCKDILGLEGVAGTFDRAKLNVDGGAIALGHPVGASGNRITLHLVNAMKRLGKKRGIATQCVGGGLGGAVLIEMA, encoded by the coding sequence ATGTCGCGACCTGTTTTCATTGTTGATGGAAGCCGTACACCATTCCTGAAAGCGCGGACCGGCCCCGGTCCGTTCACGCCGGTCGATCTGGCCGTGCAATGCGGGCGGCCGCTGCTGGCGCGGCAGCCCTTCGCGCCGACCGAATTCGACCAGGTCATCCTTGGCTGCGTCAACGTCATCGCCGACGAGATGAACCCCGCCCGCGTCGCAGCCCTCCGGCTCGGCATGGGCGAGCGGATGGTGGCCTTCACCGAGCAGGTGAATTGCGGCTCCGGCATGCAGTCGATCGATACCGCGTTCCGTTACATCCGCGAAGGCCGCTGCGACCTGATCCTGGCGGGCGGCGCCGAGGCGCTGAGCCACGCGCCATTGGTCTGGCCGCAGCAGGGCGTGCGCTGGTTTGCGGGGCTGGCAAGCGCGAAGGGGGTTTTCGCTAAGGCTGCGGCGGCTTTGAGGGCGCGGCCAGCCTATTTCAAGCCGATCATCGGCCTAGAGCGGGGACTGACCGATCCGGTGGTCGAGATGAACATGGGCCAGACGGCCGAACTGGTCGCCCAGCTTTTTGGTATCACCCGCGAACAGTGCGACGCCTATGCGGTGGAGAGCCATCGCCGGCTGGCGCAGGCGCAAGTCGAGGGATACCTCAAGGGCGAGGTCGAAACCGCCTTCGCCCGCGACGGCAAGGTTTACGATCATGACGACGGGGTGCGGCCGGATTCCTCGATTGACAAGCTGGCGAAGCTCAAGCCTGCCTTCGAGCGGCCGTGGGGCAAGGTGACGCCCGGCAATTCTTCGCAGATCACCGACGGCGCGTCCTGGGTGATCGTCGCCTCGGAGGAGGCGGTGAAGAAGCACGGGCTGACGCCGAAGGCGGTGATCGTTGATAGCCAGTGGTCGGCGCTCGATCCGAGCATCATGGGATTGGGACCGGTGCTTGCCGTCACCGAGCTGATGAAGCGCAACGGCATGCGGCTCGATGACATCGAGCTGCTGGAATTGAACGAGGCCTTCGCCGCACAGGTGCTGGGCTGCCTGGCGGCCTGGGAAAGCGAGAAGTTCTGCAAGGACATTCTGGGCCTGGAGGGGGTGGCCGGAACGTTCGACCGGGCGAAGCTGAATGTCGATGGCGGCGCCATCGCGCTCGGCCATCCGGTCGGAGCGAGCGGCAACCGTATTACGCTGCATCTGGTCAATGCGATGAAGCGGCTCGGCAAGAAGCGCGGTATCGCGACGCAGTGCGTCGGCGGCGGCCTCGGCGGCGCCGTGCTGATCGAGATGGCGTGA
- a CDS encoding cupin domain-containing protein, whose product MSGSHHGHDHHHHHPHHHDDDHAHDPDRWKHDGVRVIPGNQLDPNVPSTKGMDRKAAINFARTGAQKLWAGTVTIHANAKTGAHHHGHLESVIYVVKGKARMRWGERLQFTAEAGPGDFIFVPPYVPHQEINASPDEVLECVLVRSDGEAVAINLDIEPVEKPETVLWIDPIHRG is encoded by the coding sequence ATGAGCGGTTCCCATCACGGTCACGACCATCACCACCATCATCCGCACCACCACGATGACGATCATGCGCATGATCCGGATCGCTGGAAGCATGATGGCGTGCGCGTCATTCCCGGCAACCAGCTCGACCCGAACGTGCCCTCGACCAAGGGCATGGATCGCAAGGCCGCCATCAACTTCGCCCGTACCGGTGCGCAGAAGTTGTGGGCCGGAACGGTGACCATTCACGCCAACGCCAAGACCGGTGCGCATCACCATGGCCATCTCGAAAGCGTGATCTATGTGGTGAAGGGCAAGGCGCGGATGCGTTGGGGCGAGCGGCTGCAGTTCACCGCCGAAGCCGGTCCGGGCGACTTCATCTTCGTGCCGCCTTACGTACCGCATCAGGAGATCAACGCCTCTCCGGACGAAGTGCTGGAATGCGTGCTGGTGCGCAGCGACGGCGAGGCCGTGGCGATCAATCTGGATATCGAGCCGGTCGAGAAGCCGGAGACCGTGCTCTGGATCGATCCGATTCATCGCGGTTGA
- a CDS encoding flavin reductase family protein has protein sequence MNVSVSTIVNDMHSYEPADGHGLKHDPFNAIIAPRPIGWMSTMGARGNLNLAPYSFFNAFNYKPPILAFSSTGWKDTVRNIEETREFVWNLATMPLAQAMNTTSAGVPPDVSEFETAGLTPVPSKLVKVPRVGEARAAMELKLIKIMQLETKEGRKVENWMILGEVVAVHIDKSLIVDGVYMTALAHPIARAGRKGDYFEATPDRMFDMPRPD, from the coding sequence ATGAACGTGTCGGTTTCGACGATCGTGAACGATATGCACAGCTACGAGCCGGCCGACGGGCACGGCCTGAAGCACGATCCGTTCAATGCCATCATTGCGCCGCGGCCGATCGGCTGGATGTCGACCATGGGAGCCAGGGGCAACCTCAATCTCGCGCCTTACAGCTTCTTCAATGCCTTCAACTACAAGCCCCCGATCCTCGCCTTCTCCTCCACCGGCTGGAAGGACACGGTGCGCAACATCGAGGAGACGCGAGAGTTCGTCTGGAATCTCGCCACCATGCCGTTGGCGCAGGCGATGAACACCACCTCCGCTGGCGTGCCGCCGGACGTCAGCGAGTTCGAGACCGCGGGGCTTACGCCGGTGCCGTCGAAGCTCGTCAAGGTGCCGCGGGTCGGCGAAGCCCGCGCGGCGATGGAGCTGAAGCTGATCAAGATCATGCAGCTCGAGACCAAGGAAGGTCGCAAGGTCGAGAACTGGATGATCCTCGGCGAGGTGGTCGCCGTGCATATCGACAAGTCGCTGATCGTCGATGGCGTCTATATGACAGCTTTGGCCCATCCGATCGCTCGCGCAGGTCGCAAGGGCGACTATTTCGAAGCGACGCCGGACCGCATGTTCGACATGCCGCGGCCGGATTGA
- a CDS encoding DUF3307 domain-containing protein, whose protein sequence is MIVPDLSSAVPVGTLTFWMVLFAIKHVIADFVLQTSWMATGKDAKSGWALPLLVHCAIHGALATAILVVLAPKFWFLGIADFVVHLIIDRLKGFCVATFNVTMEHQWFWWLIGIDQALHHLTGFGLAVVLAANGA, encoded by the coding sequence ATGATTGTTCCTGATCTGTCATCCGCAGTGCCCGTTGGGACGCTGACCTTTTGGATGGTGCTGTTCGCGATCAAGCATGTGATCGCGGACTTCGTTCTGCAAACGTCATGGATGGCGACGGGCAAGGATGCCAAGAGCGGATGGGCGCTGCCGCTGCTGGTTCACTGCGCGATTCACGGGGCGCTGGCCACGGCGATCCTGGTGGTGCTGGCGCCGAAATTCTGGTTTCTCGGGATCGCCGATTTCGTCGTCCACCTTATCATCGATCGGCTAAAGGGGTTTTGCGTCGCGACCTTCAATGTCACCATGGAGCACCAGTGGTTCTGGTGGCTGATCGGGATCGATCAGGCGTTGCATCACCTGACCGGCTTCGGCCTCGCCGTGGTCCTGGCGGCGAACGGAGCGTGA
- a CDS encoding 3-hydroxyacyl-CoA dehydrogenase NAD-binding domain-containing protein — protein MESRILDTFKDRLIELGPHKGAQPGADGLWKNFRLAKDADGVAWLLVDRAGTSANTLSADVIEELDSVLAAIESDRPRALVIRSAKPSGFIAGADVNAFRGATDPREVEAEISRAHRVTDRLENLGMPTIAVIHGFCLGGGLEIALACKYRIAIDDARFGFPEVMLGLHPGLGGTVRFTRLINPMEAMTLMLTGRTIDARRAKALGVIDAVTQERHVLNAVKDAVSGKLARAKRGLVASVLSSGPARSFLATRMRKEAAKTAPAENYPAPYALIDLWEQYGGESYAMFRAEQASFAKLMVTPTAQNLIRVFFLREQMKKLADGDSGIRHVHVIGAGAMGGDIAAWCAREGLRATVSDMKAEPIAGAIKRAAELYGKIIRRRIDQRDALDRLVPDLDGEGVRNADLVIEAVPEKLELKQKVYAGIEPRMKADAILATNTSSIPLQDLRTTLKAPERLVGVHFFNPVSRMQLVEVVSHDGNDPQVLARTRAFVGQIDRLPLPVKSAPGFLVNRALTPYMLEAMVLLDEKLPKEVIDEAAEAFGMPMGPIELADTVGLDICLAVGDSLRAKLGDALPPAPDWLRKKVEAKELGRKTGKGFYTWKDGRAQKSKPAGEAMITGANSAKWAMTEDLTDRLILPMLNVCVACLREGIVDNPDVVDGAMIFGTGFAPFRGGPLHYARTRGVADVVATLRKLADAHGARFAPDPGWDSFS, from the coding sequence ATGGAAAGCCGCATCCTCGACACCTTCAAGGACCGCCTGATCGAGCTTGGGCCGCATAAGGGCGCGCAGCCCGGAGCGGACGGGCTGTGGAAGAATTTTCGTCTGGCCAAGGATGCCGATGGCGTGGCCTGGCTGCTGGTCGATCGGGCCGGCACCAGCGCCAACACGTTGTCCGCCGATGTGATCGAGGAGTTGGACAGTGTGCTGGCGGCGATCGAGAGCGATCGGCCACGGGCGCTGGTGATCCGCTCGGCCAAGCCGTCAGGCTTTATCGCCGGCGCCGACGTGAATGCGTTTCGCGGCGCCACTGATCCGCGCGAGGTCGAGGCCGAGATCTCCCGTGCGCACCGCGTCACCGACCGTCTCGAAAATCTCGGCATGCCGACCATTGCCGTCATTCATGGCTTTTGCCTCGGCGGTGGTTTGGAGATCGCGCTGGCATGTAAGTACCGGATCGCCATCGACGATGCGCGCTTCGGCTTTCCCGAGGTGATGCTCGGTCTGCATCCGGGGTTGGGCGGCACCGTGCGGTTCACGCGTCTGATCAACCCGATGGAGGCGATGACGCTGATGCTGACCGGGCGCACGATCGACGCCCGCCGTGCCAAGGCGCTTGGGGTTATCGATGCGGTGACGCAGGAGCGGCACGTTCTCAATGCGGTGAAGGATGCCGTCAGCGGCAAGTTGGCTCGCGCCAAGCGGGGCCTCGTCGCGTCCGTCCTGTCGAGTGGTCCGGCGCGCAGTTTTCTCGCCACCCGCATGCGCAAGGAGGCGGCGAAGACGGCTCCGGCCGAGAACTATCCCGCGCCCTATGCGCTGATCGACCTGTGGGAGCAGTATGGCGGCGAAAGTTATGCCATGTTCCGTGCCGAGCAGGCGTCGTTCGCCAAGTTGATGGTGACGCCGACGGCGCAGAACCTGATCCGGGTCTTCTTCCTGCGCGAGCAGATGAAGAAGCTGGCGGACGGCGACAGCGGCATCAGGCATGTGCATGTCATCGGCGCCGGCGCGATGGGCGGCGACATTGCCGCCTGGTGCGCGCGGGAGGGCCTGCGTGCGACCGTCTCCGACATGAAGGCAGAGCCGATCGCGGGTGCGATCAAGCGTGCCGCCGAGCTTTACGGCAAGATCATCCGCAGGCGGATCGATCAACGCGACGCGCTCGATCGGCTGGTGCCTGATCTCGACGGAGAGGGCGTGCGCAATGCGGATCTGGTCATTGAGGCGGTGCCGGAGAAACTGGAACTGAAGCAGAAGGTCTATGCTGGCATCGAGCCGCGGATGAAGGCCGATGCGATCCTGGCGACCAACACATCCAGCATTCCGCTGCAGGACTTGCGCACCACACTGAAGGCTCCGGAACGACTGGTCGGCGTCCACTTCTTCAACCCCGTTTCGCGCATGCAACTCGTCGAGGTGGTCAGCCACGACGGCAACGATCCGCAGGTGCTGGCGCGGACGCGTGCGTTCGTCGGTCAGATCGATCGCCTGCCATTGCCGGTGAAGAGCGCGCCGGGCTTCCTCGTCAACCGGGCGCTGACGCCTTACATGCTCGAAGCAATGGTGTTGCTGGACGAGAAACTGCCGAAGGAAGTGATCGATGAGGCGGCGGAAGCCTTCGGCATGCCGATGGGGCCGATCGAACTCGCCGATACGGTCGGACTCGATATCTGCCTCGCAGTCGGCGACTCGTTGCGTGCGAAGCTTGGCGATGCGTTGCCGCCGGCTCCGGACTGGCTGCGGAAGAAGGTTGAAGCGAAGGAGCTCGGCCGCAAGACCGGCAAGGGCTTCTACACCTGGAAGGATGGGCGGGCACAGAAGTCGAAGCCGGCCGGTGAAGCGATGATCACGGGTGCCAATTCTGCCAAATGGGCCATGACCGAAGATCTGACTGATCGACTGATCCTGCCGATGCTCAACGTTTGCGTCGCTTGTCTGCGCGAAGGGATCGTCGACAATCCTGACGTCGTCGATGGCGCGATGATTTTCGGCACCGGCTTTGCGCCGTTCCGCGGCGGCCCGTTGCACTATGCCCGTACCCGCGGGGTTGCGGATGTCGTTGCGACGTTGCGCAAGCTTGCGGATGCGCATGGCGCGCGTTTCGCCCCTGATCCCGGCTGGGATTCGTTCAGCTAG